GAACAGACCCTGATAGTCAGAGAGGTGCCTTATGAGAGTAAAGTGCGTCATATGTGATGTTGTAGAAACAATAGATAGCCAGCTGCCTCTGGCAAAAAAACTTAGAAACAGACCTATTCATACCTACATGTGTAAATCATGCTATAATCGCATTGAATTAAAGACAATCGAGCGTAAGAACACCGGACTTTTCCAAGAATTCACACCAGCAGAAGAAAAAGACGAGTATATTTAGACACACTAAAACACACCTGAAGTCAGGTGTGTTTTAGTGTGTCTAAAAACCCGCACTATAAAACGAACCTCAATTAGTAAGAGGTTTCGTTCTTCTCGCATTGATTAGTCGTTGAGTCAATCAGGACATTACCGGATGTTAGCTCCCTTTGATACAGGAGTTTTACGGACGCTTATCT
The genomic region above belongs to Bacillus sp. A301a_S52 and contains:
- a CDS encoding YlaI family protein encodes the protein MRVKCVICDVVETIDSQLPLAKKLRNRPIHTYMCKSCYNRIELKTIERKNTGLFQEFTPAEEKDEYI